The Phaseolus vulgaris cultivar G19833 chromosome 5, P. vulgaris v2.0, whole genome shotgun sequence genomic interval GCCTTCTCCATCTTAGAGAGGAATGATAGAATTTGGTACACGAGTCCCCATACTTAAGCCAGTTCATTCTAGCCTTTTGACTTATAAGTGAATCAATTTTACTATCAATTTTCATTAACCGACTCATTAGTTCCAGTCTTTCCAACCTTACACTTCCAAGCGGGTCATCGTACACATCTTGGCAATCCAGGTTTTCAATTTCTTGCATGATGTCCCTCTTTTTGGTGTGTAAATTTCCTAACACATCTCTATTCCATACCTTTAGATCACCCTTTAGCATTTTCAGCTTGTCTTTGAGCTTTGCTATTTCATTCCCCTGTACAACGTATGACTGACACATTTCCTTCACCATCCCATTTAAAACCCCTTTCCTTATGCCATGCATCAATGGTTCTAAACGGCCTAAGGCCCCAGTCCTTATCCACCGACTTCACCACTAAAACCTAATGATCGGAAACTTCCCTCCGTTGAACATACTGCTTGCACATTGGCCATATTTGTAACCACTTTTCAGTGACAAGAACTCTATCCAACTTGCTATTTGCTGAACCATTTTCCTTAAACCACATATATTTTTTCCCTACTAAAGGAAAATCCAGTAACAAGTTTGTTTCAACGAAGCTGTTGAACCCGAAGATCTCCCTAAAGTGGTCATCTCTATTGCTAACACCTTTCCTCTCACTTCTAGTTCTTACAGAATTAAAACCCCCACATAAGCACCAGATCGGATCCTGTGGTACCGCTTTAATATTAGTCAACTCCTCCCAAAGCCTCTCCTTTTCTCTCAAGGCGCAAGCAGCATAAACATTAACTATAACACATCTATGAGAAAGTCTTAAGTGTTGTCCGGAAATAGCAATGAATCCCTTCCCCATAACATGACTTTCATAACCAAACACTTCTTTCTTCCACATGGACAATAGACTACCTCCTCCATTTTCCCCTTCATTGTGTATCCACCCAATATTATTGTCCCCCCATAATGCAAAGCATTTGGCATCTGAAAAGACCATGGATTTTGTTTCTTGAATGTAGACAAATTTTGCTCCCTCACTCGCGATAACTTCTCTCAAATATCTGGCTTTGGTACCTCCCCCCAAACCTCTTATATTCAAATTGATTATCAACATAAAAAACTAGGTTTATTGCCCTACTCAAATCTTTGCTTACGCTCCATGTCTCTCGCTTCCATACTTTGATATTCCTTAACCACCTCTGCTTCAACCCCTCTATAAGCAATACCCATATGTTTACTACCTCCCTTAACATAACTAGTTCCTCCACAACTTTCGATTCAAAAAAACGAGCATTACAGTTGTAAATATCCCCATCAGAGATTGTTGCTGTAAGGATTCTGGTTGTGCAAGAGGGAGAATTCCTTACCCGAGTTGACCTCACACTTATTCTCGTCGAACGCCTAGAGTGGGTGCTTGGCTCTCCCAATTCCCACAACCCTTTCTTCTTACATCTGCGAGGTGAAGATTTGTTCCTGCTTCCCCCTATCACGACCTCATCTCCAGTTTCCCCCAACCTTTCTACAACCTTGCTTTCTTCTTCTAGCTCCTACCATACCAAACCTTCAATTTGGTTTCTCAGAAGCACATCACATGTTAACTTTTTACACTCGTGCAGAATACCTCCTACACCCACTTCCACATGGGCTGGCCTTGAGTCTTGCCCATTGGGCCGTCTGCTTGCCTTATTGGCCCAAACCAGATTTGGGTGCGCAAAGAGAATTACTATACTCAACATCCACCACTAGCTTAGCCAGCTCCTCATGTTTAGTACAACTATTGCCTTCCACATTATCGACAACGCAACCAGATGGGTTGACGAAAATAATCTCTTCTAAAACCTTCTGGACCTTCATTCCCTTATTAGTGAAACTCTCGCCAACTTTAATCTGACTTAGTATACCCTTTGTTGGAGACTCCTcaaaacctaatttttttatcgTTTGCGTAGCCTGGTCTCCTCCTTCCCCGTCATCTCCTTCGTTCTCCTCCCCCTTTGACCGTCTAACCCTTTTGTCGCTCTGCCCCACCTCCTCCTCACGGCTGTTAACTGACAATTCTGTTTCTTCTACGTATGTCTCCAGCGATGATACACTATCAGAAGAGCCAAAACCATTATAACTACACTTGCACATATTTCCTTTAGCGCTTGGGGTTTCCTCTTCGATGAAAGTGATGAAGATTTGATTATTAATCCTCATGCCTTTTGCTAGCCTTGCATTGCAATTTTTTAGGATCCTGACTTGGAGTCAGGCGTATTCCAGGTTTTCCATAACAACGTGGATTTATCAATGGACACCAAAGTTGCTATTTCCCCTACCACTTTGGAAAAACAATCCTCATTCCACAAAGAGAAAGGCAACCCATAGCATCTAATCCATAAAATTTTATGGCCCGCTACATGATTCTCATACCACAGTTTAATATTATCAAAGACGCTTTCGAACCACTCCTTGTTGAGTTTTATCAGTGCCTCCATGCTTTCCCCTTCTCTTGGCGTGAGCATGGCCAATCTATCACCCATATATCTCAACTTGACCATGTCCATACCTCCTTTCACGAACTCCTCTTCCAATTGGTCGTAGTCCAACTCTGCATTGAACTGGTCAATAGTGTTATTTATCATCCATGGTAGAGTCTGTTGGTGTGTCATAATTACTGGTCCCTTCCATTGATGTTGAGAACCTCCCTTGACTATATCAACAAAAGACTTATTCCCTTTTTTTCCATCCAGACCTCCTTCCTTCTCATCCTCCCACTGACCACCGAACCCTCCACCCCATGATTCGTAGGCTCTCTTGGTAACGCCAAGTGTTGATTCTTGCCTTCCTTCCCCTGCTCCCTTCCGGGTTTTAACTCAGTTCTCTGGTACCTCGGGATATTTACATGAAGCTTCATGTTTCCTATATAAATTTGATCAAGTTCTTTCTCTAGTCGTTCGACATTTCCCACCTCACAAACCCGAATCTCCTCCCTCACTTATTTAACCTTCGTGAAATAAGCACTTCTTTCACCCTTGCCCACCTCTGGAACACCTTGAGCATGTCCAGCTCACCAAACCCATGTGGAAAATTTGAGAAGAAAAAGGTTTTTGTATTAGCCGCTGGTTTATGTCTTTTGTGGTCGACGTCGTGACCTCCTTATCTCTGTGCAGAACTAGCTTCCTGGACATCCCATCCATGACCTCCTTGTCTCTGACCCGAACGAGCTTCCCTTCCTTTTATCATCACTCCCAGGGAAGACTTGTATCGTTCGCTCACAAGTATAGCTTTTTAAGAGCCCTTAAAATACTAAggaaaattttagaaatttacaTAGAAGGGTTACcctaaatttctaaaattttccTTAGTATTTTAAGGGCATGTTCTATGGACTATTCTTATTATTCATGtattaagaaaaaaacacaACAATATATTAAAGTATAGTCGTGTAGTTTGTTTGTAGATATGTGTTTACCTGGTGCATTAGAAGAAATCCAGGTGAATTACATTCATTTGATCCAGAAGTTTGAACATACATACCTAGGTAGTTAGACAGTCTAGTCTGCTTAATATTTTTGACGCTCTAGCAATAGAGCATCTAATTGATTTTCATCACTTATTTCTATTCATCCTGATTCTGAAAATGATATCATGGCTGAAAGAATTCTAAGAGAGCTAGTTGCATTGCACCTAATATGAACATTTAGACTTTATGTATTCAATATCCTGCTTTAGATGTGCAGtgtaaaaaaaatccaatttaatCCATCTTTTGCCAAAGTTTCATAGTCTTGCAGGTGGAGACTCTCACAAAATTTGATGGAATTATCATCTGCACTACCCTAAGAGCTTCTAAAGTCTCAGAGGAACATATAAAGTTGAAGGCATTTTCATTCTCCTTGCAAGATATAACAAAAGACTAACAGTACTACCTTCCACTTGAATGAGTCACTAGTTGGGAGAGTTTAAAGATGATGTTCCTagaaaaattcttttttttGCATCCAGAGTGACTGCGATTCACAAGGAAATATGTGGGATACGAAAACTGGATAAAGAGAGTATATACAAATTCTAAGAAAGATTTAAGAGACTCTATGCAAGTTGATCACTCAAAGCTAGAAACTAAGCTAGATGATCTACGTCTATGATAGATTGTCTACAGGATTTCCTTTTAATAGTAAATTGTTTGCTTAATCtatagaatttaaaatacaatagaaataaaaaaaactatcagTCAATATAATGAGATTATTCACGGTTGAAATCGGGTTTATATGATTTTACGAAGGAAAAAAACATTATTAGGAAAAAATGGTACCAAACACTTCAATGCCATCAAAACAATATTacaattacaaattaaaaatgttacAATCAAGAGGGAAGAGTTACCCGAACGCAATAACAAGGAAgaaataaaatgtttatattacaacaaaattatttatacaaTTAATCCAATTTGATTCCGAAGTCTCTAGCCTCTCTTCTGCAAGTAAGAAGAATCCAGGGTTAAAGGATAAAGATCTGCTGCAGAAGTAGATGAGGAAGTCCATGGCTCATCCTTTGAGATACTCAACTCTTGGTAGTATTGTCTCATTTTCTCTAACTTCTTCTCTTCCACATCACTTGCCTCTGAAAACACTTCCTCAACaaatgttcttccttctagAATGCTTACCACTGATGACATGCTTGGCCTAACTGTTGTAGTAACATTAGTGCATAAGAGAGCCACTTTTATCAACACTAACACCTCCTCTTTGTTGAAGTTTGAACCCAATCTTCTATCAACTAGGTCCATTAGATCTCCATTCTCTTTCAGCAGATGTGCCTGGAAAATACAATATtatagttttgattcctaggtAAACTTTtataacaaatttataattGAGTTCAAAGTTTATATGGGCTTCTTGttgggatatatatatatatatatatatatatatatatataattttaaacaatGGACAAATTTGTATAACAAGAAGCTAAAAGGGCAAAGGTACTCAAAAGCAAGAATTTTGACCTAAGAAAAGTGAGTCAAAAGAAGTGTATGGTTAATacctcactttttttttatatatttgatcaTCGTTATAGCTTGAAGAATGCTATCTAAAATCCCAGTAATAGAAACCCAACaatattatttctaaattaaatcTTACAAGCAGTTGGTTAATATTCTCAAAGACAAAGACAGTTAACATGAACTGAGAATATACTTACCCATTCAAGAATGGAGAATGATTGTTCTTTAGGACGGTGAATGGTATTGTTCCTTCCATTTATGATTTCTAAGACAACAATTCCAAAACTATAGACATCTGCTTTATCAGTCAAATAACCATGCATGGCATATTCTGGAGCCATATATCCActgtataataataaaaaaagtgtcaTTATAAACTTTAGAAACCTGCATAAtcttcattaattatttttactacAACAAAAACAACCCAAGTCTATTCCTACCAGGTACATGTTATGTTAGATTGTATTAGATActaaatttttcatttaatcGGCTTGTTCATACATCATATTTGCAGCCCATAAATTAAGCTAGATTGTTcgaaaatttgaatttgattagGTAAATCCTCTCCAACCCCTGTACTTTTGTTTCTTTAGACTCCAATCatatgcataaaaaatattccCAATAAAAACCTACACAAAAGATATAACTTACTATGTTCCAGCTATGCGGGTGCTAATATGTGTATTTTCTTCCTCATCCAGTTTGGCCAAACCAAAGTCAGATATTTTTGGATTGAGATCTTTATCAAGCAACACATTAGTGGTCTTAATGTCTCTATGAACAACCTTTAATCTTGATTCTTCATGGAGGTATGCCAAACCTCTAGCAATACCAATACAAATCTTGTATCTTGTTGGCCAATCCAATCTTATTTGGTGTTCTTCAGGTCCTTTATTGGTAAAATTATAGAAATCAGAGGACATTCCATATTGTAATGGGCATAAGTCAAAAAATATCACTTAAATATTAACCAAAGTTGACTATGTTGGAAGAATTACCAAATAAAGCACGAGCAAGGCTATTGTTTTCCATATATTCATATACCAGTAATAGTTGATCTCCCTCCACACAACATCCATAAAGTTTAACAAGATAAGGATGTTGCAAAGCAGAAATCATGCCTATCTCATTTAAAAACTCACGATTTCCTTGTTTTGATTTAGAAGAAAGTTGCTTCACTGCTATCAGTGTTCCATCTGATAGACTTCCCTGTTATCATGAATGATACATAGTTATTGCAGagtaaaacattatttttaaacaatgGAAAGTGTCAAATTATAAATGTGTGGTCATATAgacaatttattatattatagaCAAAATACCTTGTACACAGGACCAAATCCTCCTTCTCCAATCTTATTTGCAACATCAAAGTTGTTTGTCGCTACTTTGATTTCTCTTAAAGGAAACACACCAGTTCTCAGGTCTAAACCCTTTAGCTCTGTTAATTGAGGTAGAAGAAATATCAGAGACACCTTACAATGACTAATTATCATGTTTGCACTCTGTTTAGTGCAAGCCTGCTACTTTGTACTTAGCAAGAAAGTCACTAGTCTAAAAGGTCCAATAACAAGATACACTAATCAAGGCACACACTCAAACTTTAAGAGCCTGCACAAATTCcattttttcacattttataaATCTGTGTTTTACCAAAATGTTTGATTGATAATCAtgataataaaagtaatttctTTGTAATTACCTCTTTCTAAAGAACTTTTCTTTCCTAGACATCCTTTCCACCAAAGAATGCCAAGTACAAGGATGATAACAATTACTCCTGCAACCACAATTCCAACCACAGCTCCTACAGATATGCTACTTCCATTTTCTGAGGGTGGTGTAAAGTCTGTTTGATTATTATACAAGAGACATCTACATTAGATGATAATATCAAGACCACGTAGCATGATAATAATAAACTTATACAGCAAATAGCAACTCACTAGGTTCCACAGATATAGCTGATATAAGAGGACCATATACTGATCTAAATGGGAGACTAGTTGTCCCTTTTCCAGCCCAATACAAACGTATCTCCAAGGTATTACTACTCACAACAGCAGTGAAGTTTTTTATGATTGCTTTATCAATTCCTCCCGCTTCTTCTACAATATTGAAGTCTTTCTGCACTAGCTCTCCCTGCAACATTTAATTCAAATCTTAATGCTTCATGATGAATACAAGCCTTAAATATTTCAATCTTCTTActgttttaaaatattgtagCAAATAGTAATTGATTTGATTAATGAAGTTTCCGTAGAGTCTAAACTGGAAAATATACAATTGTTAAGATATTTCAATTGCACGGATTAAAACAATTCACCTATGTTCCTAATAAAATCTAGATCATGTTCATTTTCAACATGAAAAATCTTTATGAAAGGAGTAAAAGAAGTGATGACCATATACATATCTATACCTGAATATAGATGTCAAATACTCGTCTTCCTAAGCTGTTAAATGTTTGATCATTAGTAAACATGATGTCTGCAAAATGTAGATGAACTGTGTAGTTTCCTTTTCCCAAGCAAAATCCATAATACGTTAGAGAAGTGGGAGAAACTCGTGCATCCATGTAGAGGTCAGCATTGTCCATAGAAAGCGATGATTTATTTTGCGAGATAGAGTAGTCGCCAGCATCATCATTATCCATGAAGTTACCAGTAGTGACAAATGCCCAATTTTTTGTTCCACTTCGGTGAAATCTAGCTGGACCTCCATTATCTAAATCATCATCATATGTGCTTCTGCCCTCTGTTACCATCTTTCCACCACAATTTATATGAAGGGAGTATGAGCCTATGACAAACATAACAAGGTTAGCAATGatgaaattaagaaaataaggtaTTGAAATAGTTTTGTAATAAGAATATGATGTAGTTAATTCTAGGAGCTTAAGGTCACTTTAATGTAGGAAACTAGGGGAATTACAATGGAAGAATGAAGAATTGAGGAATTACAATTGAagttttttctatatattttccTTCTCATAAAAGCCTTATATAGGTATCTATATAGCTTCCTACCAACAGAAAAACATAACAGTGTAACTGCCAAACTAGTTTTGTCCTGTAACAGAATACTTCAAAATTGACACCAAAGAAAACCTAAATCTGTTGTTTGTACTATTATGAAATGTTAAGTGATTTCACATTACTAACTTCTAGAGTACCAAaacaataatttgtttataagCATGGTAGTTTTGGTTTCCGTTACTTCGTAAAGGATTCAAATAAACTTTTGTAAAAGATTTTCTTTGAAGAAACTTACTTTTTTGACAGACATTGCTTCCCAAGCAAGCAACTGTTCCTCTGAGAAAATGGTCGAAGGGGCGAAATGCATTAGCTTAATTTCATCATGGTCATATAAGATTCCGAAgataataaattgaaaaaactatataaatgTAATGAAAATAGTAAACTTACGAGTCATTATGCGTTGTGGAGCTAGAAAACAAGTTCCTGTGACATATAACAGAACACTATGACTTACATTCTTAAATTTGCAAACAAAAATGCTCATAACTACAAGGATTCTTACACTTTTCCATTTTGACATGTACTACTCCCTTGGCTTGTGATGCTGAAGTTGTTATATGAAATATCTCTGCATACaagttataaaatttgaattagacTTTTAATATTAGTATACCAACCTAAAGAAATATGTGGAATGTTCAAAAGAAACCTAAGAATATTAAAACCAATAATCCAATAAACAAGATGCACAATCACACTACAAGGCAGTAAAAGTTCCAAAAAGATTCCTTTATGTAGCATTTGAAAGAGAACTTACACATTATCAGCTTTCTCTGTCCATGCAGGTACTGGTCCATTGAGAAGATTTCCAGTTAAATATCTACGTTAGAAAAATGTGAAGGGATTAATATACAAAACCTATGGTCTATTTATGATCCAACATTAAACAAAATAAGTTGTCATCCTTACTTGAAAATCCTACATCAAGATATGATCAAACTATAAACATTTTTACATGTATGGgtgttttaaaatttgtttaacaTTTCAATGTCATCCAAATAAATCTAATTGAATTAATCTTTTCTATATTTAATAACTCCTAACTCAATCATGATTGGGTTGAGCTGATCATCAAGAACATAAATAAACCATCACCTCTCAATAACAAAATCATATCTTAAAACAACAATACTAATgataaatacttaaaaaaaaatatttatataataaacataaaattaaaaatagttaaagctGAGGTATATGTATGATAAGTTTCTTACATGTAATCGACTTTTCTTAGGGCATCATAGTTACTCGGAATTGGTCCAGTCAATTTGTTAAAGCTGAGGTCTCTGAAAAGGAAAACATATTAAGAATGAGTTTGAAAGCAGTAGAAGAAAATGGTCATAGCAAAGAATTTCTGCAACTTAATAGGATAAAGTGAAACATATGATCAAAGCAGTGTAATTCTGAACTAAAAAGGATATAGAAGTTgcaaaataaactaaacaataTCAAAGAAAATATTGTAAAGAGTAATTGCAATCAAACAAAGTGGAAAAACATGTACTTACAAGTTTTTCAAGGTTGTCATTGAACCAAGATATATTGGTAGGGTTCCATTAATGTTGCAATTCCTCAAAATCCTGGGAAACAACAAATGGATAGCATTCTGTTATTAGTACCTCTTGCTTGACTTGTTTGAATTTTATTCCATAAAAGAGCTAAAGATTTAAACTCACAGATATTTTAACGTCATGTTATTAAGTTGTGGAAAAGGTGAATGTTCAGATCCATTCAGATCACTAATTCTCCTGCATATCATCACATTAGAAAAATAGTTAAGTAAAGACAGCTAATTAAAactattattgatttttaaactttgcttaataaataaattcatacaTACAAGTCAGTTAAGTTTTTCAGAAGTGAAATTCCAGAAGGAATAGGCCCATTTAATCCACTCCCTTGAATAACTCTGTCAAAGCATAGTAATCATTAATAACTTCAGGAAATAACACAAATTGATTCAATCAATAGAAACATAAAGCATACTGGTAAAATAAAAGTGAAGGAGTGTTCATACAGCTTTTGGAGACTTGTCAAACTTTGAATAAAATCAGGTATCTTCCCAGAAAACTGATTGTCCCCAATTCGACTGCACAGTGAAAGGgaagaaagtgaggaatggTTACTTTTagttcaaaaacaattttttaaattagtcatCATTGaatagtataataaaaaatttaagctTACATATCCTGCAATGTAGTGATCTTGGCCAATGTTTCAGGTAACTCTCCTGTAAAATTGTTGGAGGAAAGTAGCCTGTATATAAA includes:
- the LOC137835251 gene encoding probable leucine-rich repeat receptor-like serine/threonine-protein kinase At3g14840, which translates into the protein MRVSYPRFFLFLLLLAVFCFASFASGATLPQDEVKALEDIAKILGKKDWDFSVDPCSKERNWTSAVQVKGSENEVRCNCDYNNGTVCHVTNIILKAQNLPGTLPQDLFRLPYLQEIDLTRNYLNGTIPKEWGSTKLLNISLLGNRLTGSIPKEIANISTLQSFVVEANQLSGDLPPELGDLPQIQRLLLSSNNFTGELPETLAKITTLQDIRIGDNQFSGKIPDFIQSLTSLQKLVIQGSGLNGPIPSGISLLKNLTDLRISDLNGSEHSPFPQLNNMTLKYLILRNCNINGTLPIYLGSMTTLKNLDLSFNKLTGPIPSNYDALRKVDYIYLTGNLLNGPVPAWTEKADNVDISYNNFSITSQGSSTCQNGKVNLFSSSTTHNDSGTVACLGSNVCQKSSYSLHINCGGKMVTEGRSTYDDDLDNGGPARFHRSGTKNWAFVTTGNFMDNDDAGDYSISQNKSSLSMDNADLYMDARVSPTSLTYYGFCLGKGNYTVHLHFADIMFTNDQTFNSLGRRVFDIYIQGELVQKDFNIVEEAGGIDKAIIKNFTAVVSSNTLEIRLYWAGKGTTSLPFRSVYGPLISAISVEPNFTPPSENGSSISVGAVVGIVVAGVIVIILVLGILWWKGCLGKKSSLERELKGLDLRTGVFPLREIKVATNNFDVANKIGEGGFGPVYKGSLSDGTLIAVKQLSSKSKQGNREFLNEIGMISALQHPYLVKLYGCCVEGDQLLLVYEYMENNSLARALFGPEEHQIRLDWPTRYKICIGIARGLAYLHEESRLKVVHRDIKTTNVLLDKDLNPKISDFGLAKLDEEENTHISTRIAGTYGYMAPEYAMHGYLTDKADVYSFGIVVLEIINGRNNTIHRPKEQSFSILEWAHLLKENGDLMDLVDRRLGSNFNKEEVLVLIKVALLCTNVTTTVRPSMSSVVSILEGRTFVEEVFSEASDVEEKKLEKMRQYYQELSISKDEPWTSSSTSAADLYPLTLDSSYLQKRG